In a single window of the Sphingosinicella microcystinivorans genome:
- a CDS encoding Lrp/AsnC family transcriptional regulator: protein MMGFLPKLDFLDIKILRALSRNARMTKARMSEEVGLSATPCHERIKKLEKSKIIRGYHVDIDYQKLARYEIYIVEVYIKKEYSLNKHHIFQRTIQSIPDIIQCHFVLGRVDYLMMVAARSIDHYRSIMEDLVSRDGFEMDYVSYPVSSTIKSPQGAGIIDLIHRDYHEIDS from the coding sequence ATGATGGGTTTTCTTCCCAAGCTGGATTTCCTCGACATCAAGATCCTGCGCGCCCTGTCGCGCAATGCGCGAATGACGAAGGCGCGCATGAGCGAGGAGGTCGGCCTGTCTGCGACGCCGTGCCACGAGCGCATAAAAAAGCTCGAAAAATCAAAGATAATCCGCGGCTACCATGTCGATATAGATTATCAGAAACTGGCCCGATACGAGATCTACATCGTCGAGGTTTACATAAAGAAAGAATATTCGCTCAACAAACACCACATATTCCAGAGAACCATCCAGAGCATTCCGGACATCATCCAGTGCCATTTCGTGCTCGGCCGCGTCGACTACCTGATGATGGTGGCCGCCCGGTCGATCGACCATTACCGGAGCATCATGGAGGACCTGGTGTCGCGCGACGGCTTCGAGATGGACTATGTGAGCTATCCGGTCTCCTCGACGATCAAGTCGCCGCAGGGCGCCGGCATCATCGACCTCATCCACCGGGACTATCACGAGATCGACTCCTGA
- a CDS encoding histone deacetylase family protein, protein MIFFFDERQLRHTPLRELHNGAWTPYAECADRALGIREALGIPAPARDFGMAPIEAVHDADYLAFLKGAHAAWLAAGREGDAIGYTWPVVHRRKLRLDRIDARLGRYSFDASTPIAEGSWEGAYWSAQTALTALDTVLAGAPTAFALCRPPGHHAGADYLGGYCYLNNAAITAQRAHDARAGPVAILDVDYHHGNGTQDIFEARGDIFFASLHADPATDYPYYWGHADETGTGEGKGATLNIPMPRGTRIDAYLAALDTAAARITAWGARFLVVSFGADTFSGDPISHFAIETEDFAAIGARIAAMGLPTAIIMEGGYAVGDLGGNVARFLSGFPE, encoded by the coding sequence ATGATCTTCTTCTTCGACGAGCGACAGCTCCGGCACACGCCGCTGCGCGAACTGCACAACGGCGCATGGACGCCTTACGCCGAATGCGCCGACCGGGCGCTGGGCATCCGCGAGGCGCTGGGCATTCCGGCGCCCGCGCGGGATTTCGGCATGGCCCCGATCGAGGCGGTTCACGACGCGGACTATCTCGCCTTCCTGAAGGGCGCGCACGCGGCATGGCTCGCCGCCGGGCGCGAGGGCGACGCGATCGGCTACACGTGGCCCGTCGTCCATCGCCGTAAACTACGGCTCGATCGTATCGACGCCCGGCTCGGCCGGTACAGCTTCGACGCCTCGACGCCGATCGCGGAGGGAAGCTGGGAAGGCGCCTACTGGTCGGCGCAAACGGCGCTCACCGCGCTCGACACCGTGCTCGCGGGCGCGCCCACGGCCTTCGCGCTCTGCCGCCCGCCGGGGCACCATGCCGGGGCCGACTATCTCGGCGGCTATTGCTATCTGAACAATGCCGCGATCACCGCGCAGCGCGCGCACGACGCGCGCGCGGGGCCGGTCGCCATCCTCGATGTCGATTACCATCACGGCAACGGCACGCAGGACATCTTCGAGGCGCGCGGCGACATTTTCTTCGCCTCGCTCCATGCCGACCCGGCAACCGACTATCCGTATTACTGGGGCCATGCCGACGAGACCGGCACCGGCGAGGGCAAGGGCGCGACGCTGAACATCCCGATGCCGCGCGGCACGCGGATCGACGCCTATCTCGCCGCGCTCGACACCGCCGCCGCGCGGATCACGGCGTGGGGCGCGCGCTTCCTCGTCGTCTCGTTCGGGGCGGACACGTTCTCCGGCGATCCGATCTCGCACTTCGCGATCGAAACGGAGGATTTCGCGGCGATCGGCGCGCGCATCGCCGCGATGGGCCTGCCGACCGCGATCATCATGGAAGGCGGTTACGCCGTCGGCGATCTCGGCGGCAATGTCGCCCGCTTCCTTTCCGGTTTCCCCGAATAG